Proteins encoded together in one Pseudomonas sp. TCU-HL1 window:
- a CDS encoding glycosyltransferase gives MKVYLIALCVKVDEAIGSIRPENWAGWLSREHEVTVIARELKGADDANDEFSVVRPASLLMRILEWMSDCRRNGRLNSQVKSEKNSSKEAFDDMASTPAGVFFCRMPCLYDIWFFACYRALRKNRPELIVANHSHYVGLVVAWIYSLLNPQAKLWVDFRDLWVGNHLAIGIGGGKRFEKWFELRMLRRADVISTVSEGLES, from the coding sequence ATGAAAGTATATCTCATTGCCTTGTGTGTTAAAGTGGATGAAGCCATTGGCTCGATTCGGCCCGAGAATTGGGCTGGCTGGTTGAGCAGGGAGCATGAAGTAACAGTAATTGCCCGCGAGTTAAAAGGGGCTGATGATGCCAATGACGAGTTTTCAGTGGTGCGTCCCGCGAGTTTGCTTATGCGAATTCTGGAGTGGATGAGCGACTGCAGGAGGAATGGAAGACTAAATTCCCAGGTAAAGTCGGAGAAAAACTCAAGTAAGGAGGCTTTCGATGATATGGCCAGCACGCCTGCTGGAGTATTTTTCTGTCGAATGCCTTGCCTTTATGATATCTGGTTCTTTGCCTGTTATCGTGCGCTTAGAAAAAACAGGCCCGAACTGATAGTCGCCAACCATAGCCATTATGTCGGGCTCGTTGTTGCCTGGATTTATTCATTACTGAATCCACAGGCCAAACTATGGGTGGATTTTCGTGACCTATGGGTGGGTAATCATTTGGCTATCGGAATCGGTGGGGGCAAACGCTTCGAGAAGTGGTTTGAGTTGAGGATGCTCCGGCGTGCGGATGTCATCTCTACTGTAAGTGAGGGGCTGGAATCGTAG
- a CDS encoding glycosyltransferase family 2 protein, with product MKVSILMPAFNEEKFIDDAIKSIAKQIVDYEIELICVDDFSSDGTWVKLVALEKEYSFVRAFRNVEKGKCSAFNLAFEHSTGDYVMLLAGDDMLPEGALKARVEPLLDAGPYAITACKYRTTSTDSRLDGMVMPKLKGTGALSGGTIVFSREFALKVFPIPSCLVSEDMWIKCHIEYLDGMRVIDVPVVGLIYRLHENNSLRRDVGFAVKSEDIRRRSMVYSVFLESKRAALSQNCIEKLSRLAALETLRASGSRLSILLFKGVPLIDKLRALAYSHAVCYWLHSRLIRFSTGFAR from the coding sequence ATGAAAGTCTCGATCCTGATGCCGGCATTCAATGAAGAGAAATTCATAGATGATGCGATAAAAAGCATTGCTAAACAGATTGTCGATTATGAGATTGAACTGATCTGTGTTGATGATTTTTCGTCCGATGGCACTTGGGTCAAGTTGGTGGCTCTGGAGAAGGAGTACTCTTTTGTCAGAGCCTTTAGGAATGTCGAGAAAGGCAAATGCAGCGCATTCAATTTGGCCTTCGAGCATTCAACTGGCGACTATGTGATGTTGCTTGCTGGCGACGATATGCTTCCTGAGGGGGCTCTCAAGGCAAGGGTTGAACCGCTGCTGGATGCAGGCCCTTACGCTATAACTGCTTGCAAATACAGGACTACATCGACGGACAGCAGGCTGGATGGCATGGTAATGCCGAAATTGAAGGGGACCGGTGCCCTGTCAGGTGGGACTATCGTGTTCTCCAGAGAGTTTGCGCTGAAGGTTTTTCCGATCCCGAGTTGTCTTGTTAGTGAAGATATGTGGATAAAATGCCATATCGAGTATCTTGATGGAATGCGAGTAATCGATGTTCCAGTCGTCGGCTTGATTTATCGACTGCATGAAAACAATTCATTGCGTCGGGATGTCGGTTTTGCTGTCAAGAGTGAAGATATTCGCCGTAGGTCCATGGTTTATAGCGTTTTTCTTGAGTCTAAGCGAGCGGCGCTTAGTCAGAATTGTATTGAAAAACTTTCTAGGCTGGCTGCTTTGGAAACACTGCGTGCATCTGGAAGTCGGTTGAGCATTTTGCTCTTCAAGGGTGTGCCGCTGATAGATAAGTTGCGCGCGCTAGCATATTCACATGCCGTCTGTTATTGGTTGCACAGCAGGCTTATTCGGTTTTCCACGGGGTTCGCGCGGTGA